In one window of Bradyrhizobium sp. AZCC 1721 DNA:
- a CDS encoding molybdopterin oxidoreductase family protein yields MNQHAKVDIRHSTCPHDCPSACALDIEVIDGRSIGRVRGSKQQTYTAGVVCAKVARYAERIHHPDRLLYPMRRTGPKGSGQFARISWDEALDEVAARFDQAEREFGAESVWPYYYAGTMGLVMRDGINRLAHVKKYSRFYSTICANIARVGFAIGTGKIAGVDPREMGVSDLVVIWGTNPVNTQVNVMTHASRARKERGAKIAAVDVYNNDTMKQADIKILLRPGTDGAFACGVMHVLFREGYADRAYMDRYTDCPDELEAHLATRTPDWASNISGVPVEEIEAFARLVGQTKRAFFRLGYGFTRSRNGATQMHAALCIPAVTGAWQYEGGGAFFNNASIWQFNESIIEGHDAIDPTTRWLDQSKIGRILTGDADALKGGGPVKAMLIQNTNPVTVAPEQALVRRGFAREDLFVAVHEQFMTETAVMADIVLPATMFMEHDDLYYGGGHQHISVGAKLIDPPGECRSNHEVLQGLGRRLNAVHPGFEMTPRELIDATLKKSGHGDIETLEADIWRDIQPDFRTSHYLDGFAHPDKKFHFKADWANPPSGKPGLGPWEQMPSLPDHWTVIEEADEAHPFRLATSPSRSFLNTSFNETPSSIAREGSPTVMIHPEDAASLGIADGDAVMLGNTRGETTLTARLFDGLRRGVLVAESIHPNKAHIGGQGINMLTGAEAVAPVGGAAFHDNKVWVKKATSASGRKR; encoded by the coding sequence ATGAACCAGCATGCCAAGGTCGATATCCGCCATTCCACCTGTCCGCACGATTGCCCGTCGGCCTGTGCGCTCGATATCGAAGTGATCGACGGGCGCTCGATCGGCCGGGTCCGCGGCTCCAAGCAGCAGACCTATACGGCGGGCGTCGTCTGCGCCAAGGTGGCGCGCTACGCCGAGCGCATTCATCATCCCGACCGGCTGCTCTACCCGATGCGCCGCACCGGACCGAAGGGCTCCGGTCAGTTTGCGCGGATTTCCTGGGATGAGGCGCTGGACGAAGTCGCGGCGCGGTTCGATCAGGCCGAGCGTGAATTCGGTGCTGAGTCGGTCTGGCCCTATTACTATGCCGGTACCATGGGGCTCGTCATGCGCGACGGCATCAATCGCCTGGCGCATGTGAAGAAGTACTCGCGCTTCTACTCGACGATCTGCGCCAACATCGCGCGTGTCGGTTTCGCCATCGGCACTGGCAAAATCGCCGGCGTCGATCCGCGCGAGATGGGCGTCTCCGATCTCGTCGTGATCTGGGGCACCAATCCGGTGAACACCCAAGTCAACGTGATGACGCATGCCTCACGTGCCCGCAAGGAGCGCGGCGCCAAAATCGCGGCGGTCGACGTCTACAACAACGACACCATGAAGCAGGCCGATATCAAGATATTGCTTCGGCCGGGGACCGACGGCGCGTTCGCCTGCGGCGTCATGCACGTGCTGTTCCGCGAAGGGTACGCGGATCGCGCCTATATGGATCGTTATACCGACTGCCCCGACGAACTCGAGGCGCATCTGGCGACGCGCACGCCGGATTGGGCTTCGAACATCTCGGGCGTACCGGTCGAGGAGATCGAGGCGTTTGCGCGCCTGGTCGGCCAGACCAAGCGCGCGTTCTTCCGCCTCGGCTATGGCTTCACCCGCAGCCGCAACGGTGCCACGCAGATGCATGCGGCGCTGTGCATCCCGGCGGTGACGGGTGCCTGGCAATACGAAGGCGGCGGCGCATTCTTCAACAATGCTTCGATCTGGCAGTTCAACGAATCCATCATCGAGGGCCACGATGCGATCGATCCCACGACCCGCTGGCTCGACCAATCAAAAATTGGACGCATCCTCACCGGCGATGCCGACGCCTTGAAAGGCGGCGGTCCCGTCAAGGCAATGCTGATTCAGAACACCAATCCCGTGACGGTGGCCCCCGAACAGGCGCTGGTGCGCCGGGGCTTTGCGCGCGAGGACCTGTTCGTCGCGGTGCATGAGCAGTTCATGACCGAGACGGCGGTCATGGCCGACATCGTGCTTCCAGCCACCATGTTCATGGAACATGATGACCTCTATTACGGCGGCGGCCATCAGCATATTTCAGTGGGCGCGAAGCTGATCGATCCGCCCGGCGAGTGCCGTTCCAACCATGAGGTGCTGCAGGGCCTCGGCCGCCGCCTCAATGCCGTGCATCCCGGATTTGAGATGACGCCGCGCGAACTGATCGACGCGACGCTGAAGAAGAGCGGTCACGGCGATATCGAGACGCTAGAGGCGGATATTTGGCGCGATATCCAACCGGATTTTCGAACCTCCCATTATCTCGACGGTTTTGCGCACCCGGACAAGAAGTTCCACTTCAAGGCCGATTGGGCGAATCCTCCGTCCGGCAAGCCTGGCCTCGGTCCGTGGGAGCAGATGCCGTCGCTGCCGGACCACTGGACGGTCATCGAGGAAGCGGATGAGGCGCATCCGTTCCGGCTCGCCACCAGTCCGTCGCGCAGCTTCCTCAATACCAGCTTCAACGAAACCCCGTCGTCGATCGCGCGCGAGGGCAGTCCGACCGTCATGATCCATCCCGAGGATGCGGCGTCACTCGGGATTGCTGACGGCGATGCCGTCATGCTTGGCAACACGCGCGGCGAAACGACGTTGACCGCGCGGCTATTCGATGGCCTGCGCCGTGGCGTGCTGGTCGCGGAATCCATTCATCCCA
- a CDS encoding 3-oxoacyl-ACP reductase family protein has product MTKELAGKVAIVTGAGRNIGRAIALTLAEGGAFVVVNARSNRTEAEAVAQEIEAAGSRAVVHIGDVADANAVQAMVDAAVQQFGRIDILVNNAALRREKPFAEMDYAAWREILDVTLDGAFHCVKACLPALRKSGAGTIVNIGGLSAHTGAKNRAHVVTAKAGIIGLTRALAHDLADDGITVNCVVPGLIGTPRPKDKPEPAHHLTHQTISGNRGLPEDVAATVRFLCGSGARYINGQAIHTNGGAYLGA; this is encoded by the coding sequence ATGACCAAAGAACTCGCCGGCAAAGTCGCCATTGTCACCGGCGCAGGCCGCAATATCGGCCGCGCGATTGCGCTGACGCTGGCGGAGGGCGGCGCGTTCGTCGTGGTGAACGCGCGCAGCAACCGCACCGAAGCGGAGGCAGTCGCCCAGGAGATCGAGGCCGCCGGCAGCAGGGCGGTGGTTCATATCGGCGACGTCGCTGATGCTAACGCAGTGCAGGCCATGGTGGATGCCGCCGTGCAGCAATTCGGCCGTATCGATATCCTCGTCAACAACGCCGCGCTGCGGCGCGAAAAGCCGTTCGCCGAGATGGACTATGCGGCGTGGCGCGAAATCCTCGACGTGACACTCGATGGCGCGTTCCACTGCGTGAAGGCCTGCCTGCCGGCGTTGCGAAAGTCCGGCGCGGGGACCATCGTCAATATCGGTGGCCTCAGCGCGCACACGGGGGCAAAAAATCGCGCGCATGTAGTGACGGCGAAGGCTGGCATCATCGGCTTGACCCGCGCGCTGGCGCACGACCTCGCTGATGACGGCATCACCGTGAACTGCGTGGTTCCCGGCCTGATCGGCACGCCGCGGCCGAAGGATAAGCCGGAGCCGGCGCATCACTTGACCCATCAGACCATCAGCGGCAATCGGGGACTGCCGGAAGACGTCGCCGCAACCGTGCGTTTCCTGTGCGGGTCTGGCGCGCGCTACATCAACGGGCAGGCGATCCATACGAATGGCGGCGCCTATTTGGGCGCCTGA
- a CDS encoding MmgE/PrpD family protein, with the protein MASGLPRISVAETLAERIAALKPGALPAETVRKCEDLLIDVVGLCVTARNEDYVGSALAGCDDDGPCTAIGHKRTLSAAGAAFVNGTAAHGEDFDDTFEGGPVHAGAVIVPAVLAVCERHNPDGRMALIGIAVGTEVLCRLSLVVPKAVHKAGFHPTAVFGAMGAAAGVGAVLGLNARQIVDALGIAGSMAGGIIEYLAEGAWTKRLHAGWAAQSGIRAALLARGGFVGPRTVFEGVHGLFHGFAHTTEGDYAALTGDFGTRWVTDTLAFKPYPCGTMAQPYVDCARRLAARGVRPEDIAEIVCEVAEGTVHRLWEPLADKQHPHNGYAAKFAVPYLLATGFVHGGVGLAAFTESAIRDQQVLALAAKVKFVIDPDNPYPNNYTGHIRATLRDGSVVEERQPYLRGGAQEPLTRQDVTDKFLLNAEHGGWSAAQSDAALKLMAGLYDGHIDLSSLRG; encoded by the coding sequence ATGGCCTCCGGACTGCCCAGGATTTCGGTCGCCGAAACGCTTGCCGAAAGGATCGCCGCACTGAAGCCTGGTGCGTTACCGGCTGAAACCGTCCGCAAATGCGAGGACCTGCTGATCGACGTGGTCGGCCTGTGCGTTACCGCGCGCAACGAGGACTACGTCGGAAGTGCGCTGGCCGGTTGCGACGATGATGGTCCCTGCACGGCGATCGGGCACAAGCGCACGCTGAGTGCGGCCGGCGCCGCCTTCGTCAACGGCACCGCCGCGCATGGCGAGGACTTCGACGACACTTTTGAGGGTGGTCCGGTGCATGCCGGCGCGGTGATTGTCCCGGCAGTGCTTGCTGTCTGCGAGCGGCACAACCCGGATGGCCGAATGGCGCTGATCGGGATTGCGGTGGGCACCGAAGTGCTGTGTCGGCTGAGTCTCGTGGTGCCCAAAGCGGTTCACAAGGCCGGCTTCCATCCGACTGCGGTCTTCGGCGCGATGGGCGCTGCCGCCGGCGTCGGTGCTGTCCTTGGCCTCAACGCCAGGCAGATCGTCGATGCGCTCGGCATTGCCGGCAGCATGGCCGGCGGCATCATCGAATACCTCGCCGAAGGCGCCTGGACCAAACGGCTGCATGCCGGATGGGCGGCGCAATCAGGCATCCGCGCGGCGCTGTTGGCGCGGGGAGGGTTCGTCGGGCCGCGCACGGTGTTCGAGGGTGTGCACGGCCTATTCCACGGCTTCGCGCACACCACGGAGGGCGATTACGCCGCACTAACCGGCGATTTCGGTACGCGCTGGGTCACGGACACACTGGCGTTCAAGCCCTATCCATGCGGAACGATGGCGCAGCCCTATGTCGATTGCGCGCGCCGATTGGCCGCACGTGGCGTAAGACCGGAGGATATCGCCGAGATTGTCTGCGAGGTGGCAGAGGGCACGGTGCATCGGCTGTGGGAGCCATTGGCCGACAAGCAGCATCCGCACAACGGGTATGCCGCAAAATTCGCCGTGCCTTATTTGCTGGCCACCGGCTTCGTGCATGGCGGGGTCGGGCTTGCCGCGTTCACCGAAAGCGCGATCCGCGATCAGCAAGTGCTGGCGCTGGCCGCCAAGGTGAAATTCGTGATCGACCCGGACAATCCCTATCCGAACAACTACACCGGCCACATCCGCGCTACGCTCCGCGACGGCAGCGTGGTGGAAGAGCGGCAGCCGTACCTGCGCGGCGGTGCGCAGGAGCCGTTGACGCGGCAGGACGTGACCGACAAGTTCCTGCTCAACGCCGAGCATGGCGGCTGGAGCGCCGCGCAAAGCGACGCGGCGCTGAAGCTGATGGCGGGGCTGTATGATGGCCACATCGATCTTTCCTCATTGCGCGGGTAG